tgtgtttccaattagaaattcatcattagttatgcattaatttagatatttgatgatTCTGGATATCCCATATTTCAATTGTTCAGTCATTAGGGACCCGATGCCGCACAGAGATACTCGCCCCGGGATTTCGCGGTAAACTCACGGACATAAACTCGCCAGTCTGATCTTCGTCAGAGGGTGTAATAAGTTGGCTAATACCTTTAGTCGGTTGCCTACTGCTCACTCGaacaaaagtgtattttaatttagccacttcCATACAACTTGCTAAATCAGTGgtaaacagaaatcaaaaggtCTTCAGATGAAGTGCCTACTGCTCCTTCATTCATGCGCCTTCAGTTTGTTCTACCCTGGACACAGATTACGGTAGCATTAGCCTCCCATAATTTACTGGTAATGATGATATCAGgagaatccagagtaaatcaaatataacattttatttgtcaggtaaaagtgtatcatgccaattacacaaataaccaattaaaagccaattcagaaatgataaatgcataacatcgattactcaaagaaatgcatatacacacatCTCTGTGGGGGCCTCTGGCTACAGAAGATCCCACCTGACTGCTTTGctttttaccttttataccaggaccagaacaaaaggatcgtaaatgtttattacaccaacacctgttttgggggagaggagaagagacaccacccaaaaagaggacagaattttccttagttttccatcttcttcaatactagtgactgctgtgaaattgagaccattttaccaatcacactgagacatttaaaatgatccCAAACATGAAAGgggaaaaacaatatatatatacaagttaTATTATACATAGAATATAAACTTTTAGTGACTTGAGGCAGGGGGaaggagagtttgtgtgtgtgtgtgtggggggggttgcatactgtagatgtgtgagggcaaggcgttgtcctatgctattcttttaagatcttctctccagataAGCTTTATTGCTTCattgcaggatgcttgatctcagttttcgtttagcaggaaaatcaagccttacagTACACACAATTTAACTTACTTGTTCACCATCATGAGCACCAATCCAAGCATGTGTGGAAGAAGAAGGCAACAGACCCAGCAGAAACTCATTTTCCGGTTTATTGTGCACAGATGCGAGATTCGCACCAAGACCTTGGCAGTTCCTCTAAAGAGACAGATTTTTATTGTCAATACAAAATCGAATCTTTTTAGCATAAGTGACTTTTTAAACaccattttagtcattttcaaacAAAGTCTGATCGATTATTTGCTCAGTATcagtttttttgtattatttatttgcagAAAAGAAAggtttactttaaaaataataaaaatcaccATTCCcagtctttaactactatgtattcatatttaaattaatcagtTGATTCAGTGCACTTATTGTTTAGATACATGtacttgcatttaaaaaaaaatacctgcaagtaattacatctgtaattaatttctgtaattagaTCAATgattacactgttgacctttccttacaccttaacccacccttaaaacTACTCATACCACCATaactgtccctaaccttacctgtgtccacctcaatagcagcacaactgatttgcaatacaacatcaacacaaaaaaaagtatattgtacCTGATTGATTTATCTAGATGTAGTGTAAGACTCCTAATGTAAAGTGtacttaatgtaaagtgtgaccaaatatTGTTGTAACTTAACACATTACCTCTGCTGTGATCCAGTTAACCGACTGAGAGAAGTACTTGAAGCAACGGAGTCCAAAACTTGACCATCCAGCGGGGCATTTCAAGACTAAATCAACTGCATCCAGTACATAAATGTTAGGGCATTCGTAATATTCACAGCaaagtatgtttttattttttcattattattttatgtagtttattttatgtttgtgtgattttgttcctaaattaggTGTACTTTAACACTGCAAATCCCTCATTAATCATGTAAATATTAGTAAATGGAATAGAAATGGTTTTTACAATTACATGTTTTGGTTACCTTCTGAATTCCCCATGGAGAAGACGATGAAAAGAAGCATTAGACTTCTCAGCACTGCCATGATGAACCTGAAATGAACCTGAAAATGAATAAGCAGGAAAAGTCAAATGTCTGCGCTCATATGTGGATTCTCAAAAGACAAAGATAATTTAGAAATGTTATTCAGTAGGTTTTTGTTCCCAAAACTCACCTTGGTTTGGTTATCGCCTGTAGAATCTCAGAGGAAGAGTTTGTGAAGTTCCAGAAACAGCtctgcttttatattttacttaacgtCAAGTGCGTGTGAGTTTATAGTCACGATGTTATGCGATTGTTTGATATGTAGAATTTATGTACACTGGAAATAAAATCCAAATATTGGAGAACGGTGAAAAATTAGCCTGTAGAATAAATGTTAGTTCAGCCAAATATATTTCTAAGTATTTTGAATATTTGTTAAGTGTTAAGGTAAATAAAGGACATATTCCccattaaatatttgaaatagcATAAATTATGAATTACAGTCATTTCCTTCTGTATAAACTTTAAGAAacatctaaaacattttgaacagtGCCTGTTTATAAATTCCTAATGTGTATTTCTAATTCATTCTAATATCTGATCTaggaaaaaatgaaaagtctgtcatcatttactcaccctcatgtcgttccacatatGACTTTCATCTGTTGAgtataaaagaagatattttgagaaaggCATACTGTTTCCTGAAAGAATTAAGTTTTTCTGCTTGCAAATTCCGGCATGTAAATAAATAGCAAATCCGCCGTGGGCCgaacgcaactggcttttaaagggaaagggagatgagactctgattggtttattgcacttTTCACCCAAAACACatccattactcattaagagaatagggacaacccttttagaccatgcaccgGGTGCGCTACcattgttaaactagcaaaagtggattcggacacgccctaagtgtACTTGCACCGTGCGCTTTAGATGATGtgcttagattgttaaaatagggcccttcaTGCTATTCTGCATTGGTCATCAAGTAATTTCTTCTTCACAGAGCTTAAAAGTCACGGCACGATTAATTACTCTTTTCATCACTATAccaccacagcaaaaactgtgTCACGAATGTGGCTCCCTCGACTCGTCCTCCGGACCACCGGAGGGAGCCATCACCCGAATATTGACTGTTCACCatctggactccatttcccataggccctcattcctgggactgattacacatgcacctgcacctcatcacacACACTATTTAAGCCcttcacacactcacttacttcgtgaagtcttgatttgctaaGGTGATCATTTCTGAGTGTTATTTCTGTGGACTGCCTTCTTGTTATTACCTGGACTGATTATCTCAGATGAACCGTTGCCGCCTGCCTCGAACTCTGCCTGGACTCTGATCTCTGTTTGCTTGCCGCCTGTCTCGACCATTGCCTGTGACCCATTTATGATTCCTGCTGCCAGCCCTGACCTCTTGCCTGTCCCTGACTACGGTACTGTCTTTGCCTTGTTGAacttgttatatttaataaagacTGCAAATGGATCCACACGCCACTGACCCATCATTACAATGTGAAAGtgttacaatataaaaatatattaatatccTTAATGTTAGGAGTGATTCATTGggtttaattacagaaaaatttgCTACTAATTAAAGTTGCCAGTGGTATTGTTTAACTCCTGGGTTCTTGTTTAATCATTTATCATATGCTATATTCTTAACAAGAACTCAGGAGTTAAATATCATCACTGGCAACATTAAGTATGTTTTTTGTACTTTGATCCATTTATAAGATAAATGTATCTTAAATGTT
Above is a genomic segment from Megalobrama amblycephala isolate DHTTF-2021 linkage group LG14, ASM1881202v1, whole genome shotgun sequence containing:
- the LOC125246347 gene encoding ladderlectin-like, translating into MAVLRSLMLLFIVFSMGNSEVDLVLKCPAGWSSFGLRCFKYFSQSVNWITAERNCQGLGANLASVHNKPENEFLLGLLPSSSTHAWIGAHDGEQEGQWLWSDGTVNDFTNWCSAEPNNVGSENCLEISFSSNRCWNDESCADQMGYICVTDA